Proteins found in one Nerophis ophidion isolate RoL-2023_Sa linkage group LG21, RoL_Noph_v1.0, whole genome shotgun sequence genomic segment:
- the LOC133540261 gene encoding uncharacterized protein LOC133540261 codes for EEREQEDSEQEERKQEESEEEERKQEEGEEEERKEVEGEKEESKQKERKQEKREEEERKQEEREQEEMKQVEKGAGGEKAGRKEERKQEEREEEEWKQDKREHGESEDEKRNKEERKQEKREKQEGRNQEERKQKKRKQKEKEQEGRKQEEREQGEKRKQEEREEEEREEEKRKQDEREQEEREQGEKEEEKRNREEERKQEVRKQEKRKQEERVQEEGK; via the exons GAAGAGAGGGAGCAGGAAGACAGTGAGCAGGAGGAGAGGAAGCAGGAAGAGAGTGAGGAGGAAGAGAGAAAGCAGGAAGAGGGGGAGGAGGAAGAGAGGAAGGAGGTGGAGGGGGAAAAGGAAGAGAGCAAGCAGAAAGAGAGGAAGCAGGAAAAGagggaggaggaagaaaggaagcaGGAAGAGAGGGAGCAGGAGGAGATGAAGCAGGTAGAGA AGGGAGCAGGAGGGGAGAAAGCAGGAAGAaaggaagagaggaagcaggaagAGAGGGAAGAGGAAGAGTGGAAGCAGGACAAGAGGGAGCACGGAGAGAGTGAGGATGAAAAGAGGAACAAGGAGGAGAGGAAGCAGGAAAAGAGGGA GAAGCAGGAGGGGAGGAAtcaggaagagaggaagcagaAAAAGAGGAAGCAGAAAGAGAAGGAGCAGGAGGGGAGGAAGCAGGAAGAGAGAGAGCAGGGAGAGA AGAGGAAACAGGAAGAGAGGGAGGAGGAAGAGAGGGAGGAGGAAAAGAGGAAGCAGGACGAGAGGGAGCAGGAAGAGAGGGAGcagggggagaaggaggaggaaaagaGGAACCGGGAGGAAGAGAGGAAGCAAGAGGTAAGGAAGCAGGAGAAGAGGAAACAGGAAGAGAGGGTGCAGGAAGAGGGGAAGTAG